The Colletotrichum higginsianum IMI 349063 chromosome 2, whole genome shotgun sequence genome has a segment encoding these proteins:
- a CDS encoding major facilitator superfamily transporter: MASLAEKQPAAADAHDETRETSREGPWIRFMTALHWYSRDTPSEEKKLVLRLDLLILIFGCLCFFTKYLDQSSLTNAYVSGMKEDLNLHGNELNYMTIVFWSSYCTSMIPACYYLTRYPINVVLPILEIGWGLSTFGLAWAQNVETIYAMRFFTGLFESSSFTGIIYVIGSWYKPSEVGRRVALFYIAAPLGTMFAGYLQVSALNLHNVHGLAGWRWLFIVDAIITIPIALIGFFVFPDVPSRARPRLLTAHLHAFARKRLEGLTAPPQLRVSRDIFRRVFTRWHWYLFVAQWTIMNENLQPSGSPFSLYLKAFPETYTVTRVNTLPTVATAISIVSAFAAGALADRTGWFAGLSAAATVPSLVGVVMLVVWNVGEGGRLAAFMLNGFEGAVPSLTMAWATVTMAGDAEERAIVTASMNAIGQAIVAWAQLLQFPAVDAPHFTRGFRSVVGTMVVQFFITGAIWFFVRRDRRAKQRAEDDAVEQIQVQGKQEGV; the protein is encoded by the exons ATGGCTTCACTCGCAGAGAAGCAGCCTGCAGCGGCCGACGCCCACGATGAGACCCGAGAGACATCCCGCGAAGGCCCGTGGATTCGCTTCATGACGGCCCTTCACTGGTACTCCCGCGACACGCCcagcgaggagaagaagctcgtccTCCGACTGGACTTGTTGATCCTCATCTTTGGCTGCTTGTGCTTCTTTACAAAGTACCTCGACCAGTCGTCCCTCACAAACGCCTACGTCAG CGGCATGAAGGAGGACCTCAACCTCCACGGCAACGAGCTCAACTACATGACCATCGTCTTCTGGTCGTCGTACTGCACGTCCATGATCCCGGCGTGCTACTACCTGACCCGCTACCCGATCAACGTGGTGCTGCCGATCCTCGAGATCGGCTGGGGCCTGTCGACCTTTGGCCTCGCATGGGCGCAGAACGTCGAGACCATCTACGCCATGCGCTTCTTCACCGGCCTCTTcgagtcctcgtccttcACCGGCATCATCTACGTCATCGGCTCCTGGTACAAGCCGTCCGAGgtcggccgccgcgtcgccctCTTCTACATCGCCGCGCCCCTCGGCACCATGTTCGCGGGCTACCTCCAGGTCTCGGCCCTGAACCTGCACAACGTCCACGGGCTGGCCGGGTGGCGCTggctcttcatcgtcgacgccatcatcacgatccccatcgccctcatcggcttcttcgtcttcccgGACGTGCCCTCGCGCGCGCGGCCGAGGCTGCTGACGGCGCACCTGCACGCCTTCGCGCGCAAGcgcctcgagggcctcacggcgccgccgcagctcAGGGTGTCGCGCGACATCTTCCGCCGCGTCTTCACCCGCTGGCACTGGTACCTCTTCGTCGCGCAGTGGACCATCATGAACGAGAACCTGCAGCCCAGCGGCTCGCCCTTCTCGCTGTACCTCAAGGCGTTCCCCGAGACGTACACGGTGACGCGCGTCAACACCCTGCCGACGGTGGCgacggccatctccatcgtctcggccTTTGCGGCGGGCGCTCTCGCCGACCGCACCGGCTGGTTCGCCGGCCTGTCCGCGGCCGCCACCGTGCCctcgctcgtcggcgtcgtcatgCTCGTCGTCTGgaacgtcggcgagggcggccgccTGGCGGCCTTCATGCTCAACGgcttcgagggcgccgtccCCTCGCTGACCATGGCCTGGGCGACCGTGACCATggcgggcgacgccgaggagcgcgCCATCGTGACCGCCTCGATGAACGCCATCGGCCAGGCCATCGTCGCCTGGGCGCAGCTGCTGCAGTtcccggccgtcgacgcgccGCACTTCACCCGCGGCTTCAGGAGCGTCGTGGGGACCATGGTCGTGCAGTTCTTCATCACCGGCGCCATCTGGTTCTTCGTGAGGAGGGACCGCAGGGCCAAGCAGCGGGCGGaggatgacgccgtcgagcagaTCCAGGTGCAAGGAAAGCAGGAGGGTGTCTGA